The genomic stretch CAATTTTCACATTAGGTCAAAAATACTCCGGCAACTTTTGACTGTGCACTAAGCCCCAGCGTCCGGCATCATCATGATCAACTTGTCCCCTCATCGACAACTCAGCTAAGCGAGAGAAAGTCATAGACATTGGCATTCCACAAGCTATAGATATTTGCTCGGGTGTTACTCTTCCGTGAGCGGGTAAAGCTTCCCGAACGAGCTTCAAATCTTCTGGCAGTAGATCGAATGCCCGCTGAGGCCCGTCCTCAGGCAGATCAGGGATCGCACCAAGATGATTCATCAAAGCAAGCACTTCATCAGCACAAGTAACGAGAGTAGCTCTAGAATCCCTAATCAGTCGGTGACAGCCAACCGACATCGACGAGTCAACAGACCCTGGCATCGCCATCACCAAACGCCCTAACGAGTCAGCCCAATTAGCAGTATTTAGAGCACCTGACCTACTTGCCGCCTCAATCACTAACACGGCATTAGAAAGCGCTGCGATAAGACGGTTTCTCGCCAAGAAACCGCGTCTATTTTGGCGAAGCAGTGGGGGCACTTCAGAACAAACTGCGAATCGACTAGCCATTTTATTGAATATTGGCAGATTAGATTTAGGGTAACATTCATCTAATCCCCCGGCGTAAACACCGATGGTCGAGCCTGTGGCTAGCCCACCACGGTGAGCGGCAGCGTCGATACCGTAGGC from Vaginimicrobium propionicum encodes the following:
- a CDS encoding DNA-processing protein DprA, with the translated sequence MNQTKSDVWTPERRARAALSYIVMPGDERLNSMVDEEGAPEVLAALKRLDDDSAWGMRAAAVDVEKMIEVAENLKMRLVIPGDEEWPLQLNDLDECQPVGQMCGRPFGVWVIGPARLDEITQNSVAIVGSRAATRYGARIATEIAAELASNDYNCLTIVSGGAYGIDAAAHRGGLATGSTIGVYAGGLDECYPKSNLPIFNKMASRFAVCSEVPPLLRQNRRGFLARNRLIAALSNAVLVIEAASRSGALNTANWADSLGRLVMAMPGSVDSSMSVGCHRLIRDSRATLVTCADEVLALMNHLGAIPDLPEDGPQRAFDLLPEDLKLVREALPAHGRVTPEQISIACGMPMSMTFSRLAELSMRGQVDHDDAGRWGLVHSQKLPEYF